One Cyanobacteria bacterium GSL.Bin1 DNA segment encodes these proteins:
- a CDS encoding DUF2283 domain-containing protein codes for MALTQEALSYLKFIPLLQELPRRPFSLLYDAEADVLYIDFYNPPQSSDDTELTDDDIVIRYGQGDEVVGLTVLNASSR; via the coding sequence ATGGCCTTAACCCAAGAAGCATTAAGTTATCTCAAGTTTATTCCTTTGCTTCAAGAGTTGCCTAGGCGTCCTTTTTCCTTACTTTATGATGCAGAAGCAGATGTCCTCTATATTGATTTTTATAACCCGCCCCAATCTAGCGATGATACAGAATTGACAGATGATGATATTGTGATTCGATACGGTCAAGGAGACGAAGTGGTTGGTTTAACCGTGCTGAATGCTAGCTCTCGTTAA